The Desulfuribacillus alkaliarsenatis nucleotide sequence CAATCACGCGCAGGCTGTGCCTGTGCTGGGCCATATGGAATTAAATTGCTCAATATAGAAGCAAAAAAGCTGAAATTAATTGAAGAAGCCGTGCTCGTTGGAAATACAGCTATGAAACCTGGTTGGGTACGAGTTAATTTCCATTATACGATGGACACTAAGGCTTTTGACTATATTATTGCCGCTATTAAATTCATCGCTAAATATGGGTATCAATTCTTAAATGAATACCGTGTCGATATCCGAAAGGGTACTTGGACACATAAGCAGTTGAAGAATCAGTCTACTCCTATACTAAATCTTAAGGATGCTTGGGCGATAGAGAGAGTTAGTCTTAAAACACAAAAGCATAACTACGATCATTCGTACGATAAATATCTGTATGATGCTGAACAAATTAGAAAAGCGCTACCTCCCGTTGATAGGAAGCAGCGACTCTTTGGTAAACGTTCGTTATCTGAAGCTTCTTGGTTTTATCATGCTGACAGTACAGAGATAGTGATAAAAATATTACCTAACAAATAACCGCGTTTCTTCCACCTTTTTTAGCTTTATAAAGAGAATCATCTGCTCTAGAGATAATAGCAGATACACTATTATCATCTTTAAAAGTAGCAACGCCAAAGCTACTTGTTATCTTAAGCTTATCTACAAAACTATGGACTTCAATTTTTGTCCGTAGTTTTTCTGCTAGAATGCAAGCATTTTCTAATTTGGTATCGGGAGCAATAATTAAAAACTCCTCTCCCCCCCAACGCCCAACGATGTCAGATGCACGGATACCCTCCTTTAGAATAGTAGCAAATTCTTTTAACACAAGGTCTCCTGTTTGATGTCCGTAATTATCATTGACAGCTTTAAATCGATCAATATCCGTGAGAATGACTGAAAAGATCTCTCCCGTTCTTTTTGCTCGTATTAATTCCTGCTCTAATGCTTCGTCCAATTTAAGTCTATTGTATATTTGCGTGAGTTTATCTGTAACAGATAGTTTCTTAATTTCTTCCTCTAAACGCTTACGCTCAGTAAAATCCTCAATGATTCCGATACCACCAATGATAATATTATCATCAATTAGCGGCGTGAAAGTAGCCCTTACCATAACCTCTTTACCAGAAATAACAGATGTATATATGTCTTCATAGTGCGTCACTTCGCCATTTAACGTTTGTTTTATGCAATTAACTATCTGCTCATTACGTAGCTCCAGCATATTTATTTGCGTCGCTTGCTCCTTAGTAATATCAAGTATAGAGCAAAAGTGGTTGTTGACAGCTATAATTTCTCCTGCGGGACTAAAATTAATAATGCCAATCGGAGAGTTTTCAAATATCAAATTAATTCTCCGCTCACTTTCCCACAACTTTTTCTCTGTGTTTTTAGCAATTGTAATATCTCTTATAACATTGATTACTAGTGGCTCTGTGTCTGAGTAAAAAAGCTTCGCGGATATCTGGCCAATTTGTTGTTGTCCTTCTTTATTTAATAGTCGAACTTCAATATTATTGCAAAAACCGTAAGCTAGTAATTCTTCTTTAATGACCTCTTTCTTCTCCGAATCATTTGTATACAAGTACATGCTATTTTGAACCTTTGCAGCAATATCTGCCTCTGTGTAGCTACTATTGTCTAAGTATGCTTGGTTGTAATCAATAATACGAAAATCATCTAACGTTGTTATTAAAGTAGGATCTGGGATTGTTTGAAAAATGGTTTTAAAGTGTTTCTTTGCAAGCTCTGCTTCTGCCTTTAAAATTTTCATTTTTTTGTTCATTTGTTTTTGGCGATAGTTCCAATAAAGAAGCAAACCTGTTAGTAATACAGCAACTGTCGCAACCTGTACTAATAACTTGTAATTTGTTCCTTCTTCAATCTTAATATATACGTGACGGTTAATAATTTCCTCACGTTCTTGAGGAGTAATAGTAGCGATACCTTTATTTAATATATCCCTGAGCATTGGCTCTTCTTTTAACACGCCCATCCTAAGATAGTTCGTATACTGTGGGACTCTACCTGCGATTTTCAGATTAAAATATCCTTCTGCCCGAATTGTGTA carries:
- a CDS encoding diguanylate cyclase, translated to MKTRILGILLIITIFSSFFNASVNANSPTILLTEAEQQYLQELGSITMCVDPDWVPFEHLDEKGNFTGIAADLIELVATRLGITIEIIPTIDWPETLEYSKAGKCMILPFLNQTPEREEWLVFTEPLLIDENVIITRQEYPYISDLSAVTDKTIVLPKGTSIEERVRKDFPNLTIITTVTESEALQMVENKQADMTLRSLTIAAYTIRAEGYFNLKIAGRVPQYTNYLRMGVLKEEPMLRDILNKGIATITPQEREEIINRHVYIKIEEGTNYKLLVQVATVAVLLTGLLLYWNYRQKQMNKKMKILKAEAELAKKHFKTIFQTIPDPTLITTLDDFRIIDYNQAYLDNSSYTEADIAAKVQNSMYLYTNDSEKKEVIKEELLAYGFCNNIEVRLLNKEGQQQIGQISAKLFYSDTEPLVINVIRDITIAKNTEKKLWESERRINLIFENSPIGIINFSPAGEIIAVNNHFCSILDITKEQATQINMLELRNEQIVNCIKQTLNGEVTHYEDIYTSVISGKEVMVRATFTPLIDDNIIIGGIGIIEDFTERKRLEEEIKKLSVTDKLTQIYNRLKLDEALEQELIRAKRTGEIFSVILTDIDRFKAVNDNYGHQTGDLVLKEFATILKEGIRASDIVGRWGGEEFLIIAPDTKLENACILAEKLRTKIEVHSFVDKLKITSSFGVATFKDDNSVSAIISRADDSLYKAKKGGRNAVIC